From one Azospirillum sp. TSH100 genomic stretch:
- a CDS encoding 3-dehydroquinate synthase, with amino-acid sequence MTSLLHPDAHSSIVRQHFTVTFDYAVAFTRGAFDPANATLAEAMGAAGADPRPRCVAFVDMGVLDGHPTLPADIAAHFAARDDLPNLVAPPRLLPGGEAVKNDPALIGQMHDAILGNSIDRHSYVLAVGGGAFLDAVGLAASTAHRGVRLVRIPTTVLAQNDSGVGVKNAINMNGAKNQIGTFSPPWAVVNDAAFLDSLPQRDRIAGMAEAVKVALIRDSTFFEWLERSADALTLFEPEAVAHLIRRCAELHMRQIAGGGDPFEQGSARPLDFGHWSAHKLETLSRNHLRHGEAVAIGIALDTRYSVLAGLLPEGEDVRVAVLLEHLGFRLWHTALARRDDAGRPLVLAGLEEFREHLGGRLTITLLAGIGLGVEVNDMDAALVESAIGWLSARETA; translated from the coding sequence ATGACCTCCCTGCTCCATCCGGACGCCCATTCCTCGATCGTCCGCCAGCACTTCACGGTCACCTTCGACTATGCCGTCGCCTTCACCCGCGGCGCCTTCGATCCGGCGAATGCCACCCTGGCCGAGGCCATGGGCGCAGCGGGGGCAGACCCGCGCCCGCGCTGTGTCGCCTTCGTCGACATGGGCGTGCTGGACGGGCATCCGACCCTGCCGGCGGACATCGCCGCCCATTTCGCCGCGCGCGACGATCTGCCGAACCTGGTGGCGCCGCCGCGCCTGCTGCCGGGCGGGGAAGCGGTGAAGAACGACCCGGCGCTGATCGGCCAGATGCACGACGCCATCCTCGGCAACAGCATCGACCGCCATTCCTACGTGCTGGCGGTCGGCGGCGGCGCCTTCCTCGACGCGGTGGGGCTCGCCGCCTCCACCGCGCATCGCGGCGTGCGGCTGGTGCGCATACCGACCACGGTGCTGGCGCAGAATGATTCCGGCGTCGGGGTGAAGAACGCCATCAACATGAACGGCGCCAAGAATCAGATCGGCACCTTCTCCCCGCCCTGGGCGGTGGTCAACGATGCCGCCTTCCTCGACAGCCTGCCCCAGCGCGACCGCATCGCCGGCATGGCTGAGGCGGTGAAGGTGGCGCTGATCCGCGACAGTACCTTTTTCGAGTGGCTGGAACGGTCGGCCGATGCGCTGACCCTGTTCGAGCCTGAGGCCGTCGCCCACCTGATACGCCGCTGCGCTGAGCTGCACATGCGCCAGATCGCCGGAGGCGGCGACCCGTTCGAGCAGGGCAGCGCCCGACCGCTCGATTTCGGCCACTGGTCCGCGCACAAGCTGGAAACATTGAGCCGCAACCATCTGCGCCATGGCGAGGCGGTGGCGATCGGCATCGCGCTCGACACCCGCTATTCGGTGCTGGCCGGCCTGCTGCCGGAAGGCGAGGATGTGCGCGTCGCCGTCCTGCTGGAGCATCTGGGCTTCCGCCTGTGGCACACGGCGCTGGCCCGCCGCGACGACGCCGGCCGGCCGCTGGTGCTGGCCGGGCTGGAGGAATTCCGCGAACATCTGGGCGGCCGACTGACCATCACGCTGCTGGCCGGGATCGGCCTGGGGGTCGAGGTGAACGACATGGACGCCGCTCTGGTCGAAAGCGCCATCGGCTGGCTGTCGGCACGGGAGACAGCCTGA
- the nrfD gene encoding NrfD/PsrC family molybdoenzyme membrane anchor subunit, producing the protein MSTLPDTQRDLTRVVEPGVTAMAVTVHVSDLVLERRTPLWWWVGFGLSFGLFVLFVVAVGWLFIRSVGIWGINWPIAWGFAIGNYVWWVGMASGGTLISALFFLTRSDWRSATSRIAETMTVFCVACAGIMPIIHLGRWWYFYWLFPYPNTMALWPQFRSPLHWDFVAILVYVAGSALFWYVGLLPDLATLRDRARRRWQRVLYGLLALGWQGSSQHWRQFRMLYGLFAALMAPLVCSIHSIVGLDFAGGLTPGWHETQFPPYFVFGAALSGFAVVLMLVIPLRRALDLKGVITLRHIDVLARLMLTASLLLSYCYLIEIFMPFYRGRSARSP; encoded by the coding sequence GTGAGCACCTTGCCCGATACCCAACGGGATCTGACACGGGTGGTCGAGCCGGGCGTGACCGCGATGGCGGTGACGGTGCATGTCAGCGACCTCGTGCTGGAACGCCGCACGCCCCTGTGGTGGTGGGTCGGCTTCGGGCTGTCGTTCGGGCTGTTCGTCCTGTTCGTGGTGGCGGTCGGCTGGCTGTTCATCCGTAGCGTCGGTATCTGGGGCATCAACTGGCCGATCGCCTGGGGCTTCGCCATCGGCAACTATGTCTGGTGGGTCGGCATGGCGAGCGGCGGCACGCTGATCTCCGCGCTGTTCTTCCTGACCCGCTCGGACTGGCGCAGCGCCACCAGCCGCATTGCCGAGACCATGACGGTGTTCTGCGTCGCCTGCGCCGGGATCATGCCGATCATCCATCTCGGGCGCTGGTGGTATTTCTATTGGCTGTTCCCCTATCCCAACACGATGGCGCTGTGGCCGCAGTTCCGCAGTCCGCTGCACTGGGATTTCGTCGCCATCCTGGTCTATGTCGCCGGATCGGCGCTGTTCTGGTATGTCGGCCTTCTCCCCGATCTCGCCACCCTGCGCGACCGGGCGCGGCGACGCTGGCAGCGGGTGCTGTACGGGTTGCTGGCGCTGGGTTGGCAGGGATCGTCGCAGCACTGGCGCCAGTTCAGGATGCTCTACGGGCTGTTCGCCGCCCTGATGGCGCCGCTGGTCTGCTCCATCCACAGCATCGTCGGACTGGATTTCGCCGGCGGCCTGACGCCGGGCTGGCACGAGACGCAGTTCCCGCCCTATTTCGTCTTCGGCGCGGCGCTGTCCGGTTTCGCCGTCGTGCTGATGCTGGTCATCCCACTGCGCCGGGCGCTGGATCTCAAAGGCGTCATCACCCTGCGCCACATCGATGTACTGGCGCGGCTGATGCTGACCGCCAGCCTGCTACTGTCCTACTGCTACCTGATCGAGATCTTCATGCCCTTCTACCGGGGGAGGAGCGCGAGATCACCGTGA
- a CDS encoding UbiA family prenyltransferase yields MGVGTAVLIRPRAALILGRVSNLPTVLSNAMAAIALAGAGAQDGMSGGELVGGVARAAIVLALFYVGGMYLNDAFDAEIDARERPVRPIPKGDAARGAVFAAGFALIGLGVALAAVNGPAAGLCGGLLAGAILLYDILHKRTLAAPAIMGLCRLLSYASASAVVGAGALAPSMLLGAGGLFCLVVGLTFAARQEAYDRLDNAWPLAVLAVPLTGALWVSLGNPAALVLWVALAAAAGWAVHRLFRRAPGDVPRAVAVLIAAIALYDGVLIAAAGSGPTVPLALGAAFCFPLTLALQRVIPGT; encoded by the coding sequence ATGGGTGTTGGAACGGCTGTCCTGATCCGCCCGCGCGCGGCCCTGATCCTCGGCCGGGTGTCGAACCTGCCGACGGTGCTGAGCAACGCCATGGCCGCCATCGCGCTGGCCGGCGCCGGGGCGCAGGACGGCATGTCCGGCGGGGAACTCGTCGGCGGTGTTGCCCGCGCGGCCATCGTGCTGGCGCTGTTCTATGTCGGCGGCATGTACCTGAACGATGCCTTCGATGCGGAAATCGACGCACGGGAACGGCCAGTTCGCCCCATTCCCAAGGGCGATGCCGCCCGCGGCGCGGTGTTCGCCGCCGGCTTCGCACTGATCGGACTGGGCGTCGCCCTGGCGGCGGTTAACGGGCCGGCAGCCGGGCTATGCGGCGGGCTGCTGGCAGGGGCGATCCTGCTTTACGACATCCTGCACAAGCGTACCTTGGCGGCCCCGGCGATCATGGGGCTGTGCCGCCTGTTGTCCTATGCCAGCGCGTCGGCGGTCGTTGGGGCCGGAGCGCTGGCACCGTCGATGCTGCTGGGGGCGGGCGGGCTGTTCTGCCTTGTGGTCGGGCTGACCTTCGCCGCCCGACAAGAGGCCTACGACCGGCTGGATAATGCCTGGCCGCTGGCCGTGCTTGCGGTTCCGCTGACAGGGGCGCTGTGGGTCTCGCTCGGCAATCCGGCGGCGCTGGTGCTGTGGGTCGCCCTGGCCGCGGCGGCGGGCTGGGCCGTGCACCGGCTGTTTCGCCGCGCGCCCGGCGACGTGCCGCGCGCCGTTGCGGTGCTGATCGCCGCGATCGCGCTCTACGATGGGGTGCTGATCGCCGCCGCCGGATCGGGTCCGACTGTTCCGCTCGCGCTTGGGGCAGCCTTCTGCTTTCCGCTGACCCTGGCACTCCAGAGGGTCATTCCGGGGACCTGA
- a CDS encoding cytochrome c3 family protein, giving the protein MPGVFSPTANILTKLVLYTLLAGLVTLVGGAWFFPNTTYATRVGIVQPQPVPFSHEHHVGGLGLDCRYCHTSVEVSANAGLPPTHTCMTCHSQIWTNAALLAPVRQSLTSGTPIRWNRVNTLPDYVFFNHGIHVAKGVGCATCHGPVDSMPLTWKGASLRMSWCLDCHRDPAPNLRPKEAVFDMDWKRTAATPDGKQLMAR; this is encoded by the coding sequence GTGCCGGGTGTCTTCAGCCCCACCGCCAACATTCTGACCAAACTGGTGCTCTACACCCTGCTGGCCGGGCTGGTCACGCTGGTCGGTGGCGCGTGGTTCTTCCCCAACACCACCTATGCGACCCGGGTCGGCATAGTGCAGCCGCAGCCGGTTCCCTTCAGCCACGAACATCACGTCGGCGGGCTGGGACTGGACTGCCGCTATTGCCACACGTCGGTGGAGGTGTCGGCCAACGCCGGCCTGCCGCCGACCCACACCTGCATGACCTGCCATTCGCAGATCTGGACCAACGCGGCACTGCTGGCCCCGGTGCGCCAGAGCCTGACCAGCGGAACGCCGATCCGCTGGAACCGGGTCAACACGCTGCCCGACTACGTCTTCTTCAACCACGGTATCCATGTCGCCAAGGGCGTCGGCTGCGCCACCTGCCACGGGCCGGTGGACAGCATGCCCCTGACCTGGAAGGGAGCGAGCCTGCGGATGAGCTGGTGCCTCGACTGCCATCGCGACCCCGCCCCCAACCTCCGCCCGAAGGAGGCAGTCTTCGACATGGACTGGAAGCGGACCGCGGCGACGCCCGACGGCAAGCAGCTGATGGCGCGCTAG
- a CDS encoding DUF3341 domain-containing protein — protein MTVRRGTGHSLRGRMAAFDSPDAMLEALRRLRQAGFTRLEVYSPYTVDGVDELLGRRPRALPLIVVAAGGLGAVGGFFLQYWGMVLSYPLNIGGRPLNSWPAFSTSTFELAALTILLAGFLAFCKVCRLPRLYDPIFDAAGFEQASQDRFLIWIAEREGRDDSELLQRLLPEGKEVRIDEVPA, from the coding sequence ATGACCGTACGGCGCGGCACCGGCCACAGCCTCCGCGGCAGGATGGCTGCCTTCGACAGTCCGGATGCGATGCTGGAGGCCCTGCGCCGGCTGCGGCAGGCGGGGTTCACGCGGCTGGAGGTCTACAGCCCCTATACGGTGGACGGAGTGGACGAACTGCTGGGCCGCCGGCCACGGGCGCTACCGCTGATCGTCGTGGCGGCCGGGGGGCTGGGGGCGGTCGGCGGCTTCTTCCTGCAATATTGGGGAATGGTGCTGAGCTATCCGCTGAACATCGGCGGACGTCCGCTGAACAGCTGGCCGGCCTTCAGCACCAGTACCTTCGAATTGGCGGCACTGACCATCCTGCTGGCGGGGTTCCTCGCCTTCTGCAAGGTTTGCCGGCTGCCCCGCCTTTATGACCCGATCTTCGATGCAGCCGGCTTTGAACAGGCGTCGCAGGACCGATTCCTGATCTGGATCGCCGAACGGGAGGGCCGCGACGACAGCGAACTTCTGCAACGGCTGCTTCCCGAGGGCAAAGAGGTGCGGATCGACGAGGTGCCGGCATGA
- the eboE gene encoding metabolite traffic protein EboE, whose amino-acid sequence MRLPGGGTLGYCLNVHPTQSFAEVRAALLGPVREIRRRLCPDQPFGVGLRLSAEAAAEAEVATELAAIFEGEGFAAFTMNGFPYGRFHGVPVKQAVYEPDWTTAERVAYSLSLAETMAALVPAGTLATISTVPGGYAPRVTGREAAVADGLLRSVAGLVRLERATGRTVALALEPEPWCLLDRTADAVAFFGAHLFTDEAAKRLGSLAGLRADEAAAALPRHLGLCLDVCHMAVNFEDPAETLGTLAAAGIPIHKVQLSAALRVARMDELARARIAAFRDAVYLHQTVARAADGTVRHFVDLPQALESAGNDDEEWRVHFHVPVFAEPEAPLESTRGALERLLAIHRDRPVAPHLEVETYTWNVLPAEACGAGAMSVVDGIEKELRWVLERLS is encoded by the coding sequence ATGCGCCTGCCCGGCGGCGGCACGCTCGGCTATTGCCTGAATGTCCACCCGACCCAGAGCTTCGCCGAGGTTCGGGCGGCCCTGCTGGGGCCAGTGCGGGAGATCAGGCGCCGGCTCTGTCCCGACCAACCGTTTGGCGTCGGGCTACGCCTGTCGGCGGAGGCTGCGGCGGAAGCGGAGGTGGCAACGGAACTGGCAGCGATCTTCGAGGGCGAGGGGTTCGCAGCATTCACCATGAACGGCTTCCCCTATGGCCGCTTCCACGGCGTACCGGTCAAGCAGGCCGTCTACGAGCCGGACTGGACAACGGCGGAGCGGGTTGCCTACAGCCTGTCGCTGGCCGAGACCATGGCAGCACTGGTCCCAGCGGGTACGCTCGCCACCATCAGCACCGTGCCCGGCGGTTACGCCCCGCGCGTGACCGGGCGGGAAGCGGCGGTGGCCGACGGACTGTTGCGGAGCGTCGCCGGGCTGGTCCGGCTGGAACGGGCGACCGGCCGCACCGTGGCGCTGGCGCTGGAACCGGAGCCCTGGTGCCTGCTGGACCGAACCGCCGACGCCGTCGCCTTCTTCGGCGCGCATTTGTTCACCGACGAGGCGGCGAAACGGCTGGGCTCCCTCGCCGGGCTGAGGGCGGACGAGGCGGCGGCGGCACTGCCGCGCCATCTCGGCCTGTGCCTGGATGTCTGCCACATGGCGGTCAATTTCGAGGACCCGGCGGAGACGCTGGGAACCCTGGCCGCAGCCGGCATCCCGATCCACAAGGTGCAGCTGAGCGCCGCTCTGCGGGTCGCCCGGATGGACGAGTTGGCGCGGGCGCGCATCGCCGCCTTCCGCGATGCGGTCTATCTCCACCAGACCGTCGCCCGCGCGGCGGACGGGACGGTGCGGCACTTCGTCGACCTGCCGCAGGCGTTGGAAAGCGCCGGCAACGACGATGAGGAATGGCGGGTCCATTTCCATGTGCCGGTCTTCGCCGAACCGGAAGCGCCGCTTGAGTCCACCCGCGGCGCGCTGGAGAGGTTGCTGGCGATCCACCGCGACCGGCCGGTGGCGCCGCATCTGGAGGTCGAAACCTACACCTGGAACGTCCTGCCCGCCGAAGCCTGCGGGGCGGGGGCCATGAGCGTCGTCGACGGAATCGAAAAGGAACTGCGATGGGTGTTGGAACGGCTGTCCTGA
- a CDS encoding cytochrome c, with protein sequence MNRVVALVLLLCGASLLAACDNMAKQPRDKTWTPADTNSTDAGPERKVWPPQPAPNTVAREDRPQPAPALTPALLARGKERYEIYCTPCHGYLGDGDGMIVRRGFPRPPSFHAEALRNAPTRHFYKVATNGWGAMYSYADRVASDDRWAIAAYIRALQTSQNTAAAELPETVRGTLR encoded by the coding sequence ATGAACCGGGTGGTTGCTCTCGTTCTTTTGCTATGCGGCGCCTCGCTGCTCGCGGCCTGCGACAACATGGCGAAGCAGCCCCGCGACAAGACCTGGACGCCTGCCGATACCAATTCGACCGATGCCGGCCCGGAACGCAAGGTCTGGCCGCCGCAACCGGCACCCAACACCGTCGCCCGCGAAGACCGGCCGCAGCCGGCACCGGCACTGACGCCGGCCCTGCTGGCCCGTGGGAAGGAGCGTTACGAGATCTACTGCACTCCTTGCCATGGCTACCTCGGCGACGGCGACGGTATGATCGTCCGCCGTGGCTTTCCGCGACCGCCCTCCTTCCATGCCGAGGCATTGCGCAACGCTCCGACCCGGCATTTCTACAAAGTCGCCACCAATGGCTGGGGGGCGATGTACTCCTATGCCGACCGGGTAGCATCCGACGATCGCTGGGCCATCGCAGCTTATATCCGGGCACTGCAAACCAGCCAGAACACCGCCGCGGCCGAGTTGCCGGAGACGGTGCGGGGGACGTTGCGATGA
- a CDS encoding SCO family protein, whose product MKQLAVIVLLFLLSGNAGAQASPTALLPGNFTGFAFDQHPGAQLPRNVRLRDDDGHTVTTASLFDAGRPLILVFDYFRCTTLCGVVLGDLAAALGQVPLTPGKDYAVMAISFDPGDSPADAAALKARHFEHDPALASAIHPLVGDPADRGREVRRLAAAAGFPYQLDEATGQYAHPAGVVLVSPGGTVSRYILGVGYDPTDLRLGLVDASQGTVGSVADHLLLFCYGYDAAQGRYNAEVGRLIQATGVLSLLGLGLLVWRAARRPEKG is encoded by the coding sequence ATGAAACAGCTTGCCGTCATCGTTCTGCTCTTCCTGCTGTCGGGTAACGCCGGCGCGCAGGCCTCTCCCACAGCATTGCTGCCAGGAAACTTCACCGGGTTCGCCTTCGATCAGCATCCGGGGGCGCAGTTGCCGCGCAACGTGCGGCTGCGGGACGATGACGGCCATACCGTCACCACCGCGTCGCTGTTCGATGCAGGCAGGCCGCTGATCCTGGTCTTCGACTATTTCCGCTGCACGACGCTGTGCGGCGTGGTGCTGGGCGATCTGGCGGCGGCACTGGGACAGGTGCCGCTGACACCGGGCAAGGATTACGCGGTGATGGCGATCAGCTTCGATCCCGGCGACAGCCCGGCCGACGCTGCGGCGCTGAAGGCCCGGCATTTCGAGCATGATCCGGCGCTGGCCAGCGCCATCCATCCGCTGGTCGGCGATCCCGCCGATCGGGGGCGCGAGGTGCGCCGCCTGGCCGCCGCCGCCGGCTTCCCCTACCAATTGGACGAGGCGACCGGGCAGTATGCGCATCCGGCGGGCGTGGTGCTGGTGTCGCCGGGAGGGACAGTATCCCGCTATATCCTGGGGGTGGGCTACGACCCGACCGACCTGCGGCTCGGGTTGGTCGACGCCTCCCAGGGGACGGTCGGATCGGTCGCCGACCATCTGCTGCTGTTCTGCTACGGCTATGACGCTGCGCAAGGACGGTACAATGCCGAGGTCGGCCGGCTGATCCAGGCGACCGGCGTCCTGTCGCTGCTTGGGCTCGGACTGTTGGTCTGGCGCGCCGCACGCCGGCCGGAAAAGGGGTGA
- a CDS encoding TAT-variant-translocated molybdopterin oxidoreductase, with translation MTGRREELARRIEGRLAGRSGRALWRSLDELSREPAVLEMLRADFPGLPDLADARVGRRRLLELMGASFALAGLSGCGPGEAEEKAIPYVTMPPELVPGVARHFATAVTRGGYADGVLAIHQMGRPVQLEGNPDHPASLGALDPIIQASILDLYDPDRSRTVLNAGRAASTNGMVKALVDRLPALAARGGGGLRLLTETVTSPTLARQIGALRQRFPAMQWHRWEADGRDTLRTGAVLAFGRPVDTTLHLDKAKVILAVESDFLDSAPGHLRYARDFARRRRGAEEGRSVEMSRLYAMESTPTLAGARADHRFVVHPDEVEAMVRALAAELGTGPAEWRQGAPGWLGAVARDLSANHGAALVHAGPAQPPAVHALVHAINEALGAPGRTISHIEPVEADPVDHGGSIKGLVADMAAGRVDTLLILGANPVFNAPADLDFAGALGKVPLSVHLGTAPDETAMLCSWHVPEAHELERWGDARAFDGTVTIQQPQIKPLWGGWSPHELLAVLDGETRPDGYAIVRQTWMEHSRGKGDTELLWTDALRLGVVSDSAAGQATVSLLPDLADRLPPVTARADGTLTVLFRPDPWLRDGRYANLGWLQELPRPFTTLTWDNALLIAPATAERLDLKTEDVVEVRTTTGRVLAPVWLLPGHVMDCVTLPFGFGRRVVGRVGRGVGFDAFRLRTLDHHWQLPGVELRRTGETHRLAATQHHQMIDSPDPVRHATLEEFRQDPGFAKRREPEHSLYPDYEYPRNAWGMAINLNACIGCNGCTAACQGENNIAVVGKEEVLRNRQMHWIRIDTWYEGEAAAPEQTFFQPMTCMHCENAPCEVVCPVAATMHDTDGLNVMVYNRCVGTRFCSNNCPYKVRRFNYFNYSGDDNRLSMSWNPDVSVRARGVMEKCTYCIQRIRNARITADRENRPIRDGEVKTACQQACPAEAIVFGDLNDPDSAVSRRKASPLDYGLLTELNTRPRTTYEARLRNPNPDIQEV, from the coding sequence ATGACCGGGCGGCGGGAGGAGCTGGCCCGGCGGATCGAAGGCCGGCTGGCCGGCCGGAGCGGCCGGGCGCTGTGGCGCAGCCTGGACGAGCTGTCGCGCGAGCCGGCCGTGCTGGAGATGCTGCGCGCCGATTTCCCCGGCCTGCCGGACCTCGCGGACGCGCGTGTCGGCCGCCGCCGGCTGCTGGAGCTGATGGGCGCCTCCTTTGCGCTGGCCGGGCTTTCGGGCTGCGGGCCGGGAGAGGCGGAGGAGAAAGCCATCCCCTACGTCACCATGCCGCCCGAGCTGGTGCCCGGCGTCGCCCGCCATTTCGCCACAGCCGTCACCCGCGGCGGCTATGCCGACGGCGTACTGGCAATTCACCAGATGGGACGCCCGGTGCAGCTGGAGGGCAATCCCGACCATCCCGCCAGCCTGGGCGCGCTCGACCCGATCATCCAGGCCAGCATCCTCGACCTCTACGACCCCGACCGCTCACGCACCGTGCTGAACGCGGGCCGGGCGGCGAGCACCAACGGGATGGTCAAGGCGCTGGTCGACCGCCTGCCCGCCCTGGCCGCACGCGGCGGTGGCGGGTTGCGACTGCTGACCGAGACCGTCACCTCGCCCACGCTGGCACGGCAGATCGGTGCGCTGAGGCAGCGCTTTCCGGCAATGCAGTGGCACCGGTGGGAGGCCGACGGACGCGACACGCTGCGGACCGGGGCGGTGCTGGCTTTCGGACGACCGGTGGACACGACGCTGCATCTCGACAAAGCCAAGGTGATCCTGGCGGTGGAGAGCGACTTTCTCGACAGCGCGCCGGGCCATCTGCGTTACGCCCGCGACTTCGCCCGCCGCCGCCGCGGGGCGGAAGAGGGACGCTCGGTGGAGATGAGCCGCCTCTATGCGATGGAAAGCACGCCCACCCTGGCCGGAGCCCGCGCCGATCACCGTTTCGTCGTCCACCCGGACGAGGTGGAAGCGATGGTGCGGGCACTGGCCGCCGAGCTTGGTACCGGGCCGGCGGAGTGGCGTCAGGGCGCCCCCGGCTGGCTGGGCGCCGTCGCCCGCGACCTGTCCGCCAACCATGGCGCGGCGCTGGTTCATGCCGGGCCGGCGCAGCCGCCCGCCGTGCATGCGCTGGTGCACGCCATCAACGAGGCGCTGGGCGCGCCGGGCCGAACGATCAGCCACATCGAGCCGGTGGAGGCAGATCCGGTGGACCATGGGGGGTCGATCAAGGGGCTGGTCGCCGACATGGCGGCCGGGCGGGTCGACACGCTGCTGATCCTCGGCGCCAACCCGGTTTTTAACGCACCCGCCGACCTCGATTTCGCCGGCGCACTGGGAAAGGTGCCGTTGTCCGTCCATCTTGGCACCGCGCCGGACGAAACCGCCATGCTCTGCAGCTGGCATGTGCCGGAAGCACATGAACTGGAGCGATGGGGCGATGCGCGAGCCTTCGACGGCACCGTCACCATCCAGCAGCCACAGATCAAGCCGCTGTGGGGCGGCTGGTCGCCGCACGAGCTGCTGGCCGTCCTCGACGGGGAGACCCGGCCCGACGGTTACGCCATCGTTCGGCAGACCTGGATGGAGCACTCCCGGGGCAAGGGTGATACGGAGCTGCTGTGGACCGATGCACTGCGGCTGGGCGTGGTATCGGACAGCGCCGCCGGGCAGGCTACCGTTTCGCTGTTGCCCGACTTGGCGGACCGCCTGCCACCGGTCACGGCACGGGCCGATGGCACGCTGACAGTTCTGTTCCGGCCGGACCCATGGCTGCGGGACGGGCGCTATGCCAATCTCGGCTGGTTGCAGGAGTTACCGCGGCCCTTCACCACCCTGACCTGGGACAACGCCCTGCTGATCGCCCCGGCGACCGCGGAGCGGCTGGACCTGAAGACCGAGGATGTGGTGGAGGTTCGGACCACCACCGGCCGGGTTCTGGCGCCGGTCTGGCTGCTCCCCGGCCATGTAATGGATTGCGTCACCCTGCCCTTCGGCTTCGGCCGGCGGGTGGTGGGACGGGTCGGGCGTGGCGTCGGCTTCGACGCCTTCCGTCTGCGGACACTGGACCATCACTGGCAGTTGCCGGGGGTGGAACTGCGCAGGACCGGGGAGACCCACCGGCTGGCCGCCACCCAGCACCACCAGATGATCGACAGCCCCGATCCGGTCCGTCACGCCACGCTGGAGGAGTTCCGCCAGGATCCCGGCTTCGCCAAGCGCAGGGAGCCGGAACACTCGCTCTATCCGGATTACGAGTATCCGCGCAACGCCTGGGGCATGGCGATCAACCTGAATGCCTGCATCGGCTGCAACGGCTGCACCGCCGCCTGCCAGGGGGAGAACAACATCGCCGTCGTCGGCAAGGAGGAGGTGCTGCGGAACCGCCAGATGCACTGGATCCGCATCGACACTTGGTACGAAGGCGAGGCAGCGGCGCCGGAGCAGACCTTTTTCCAGCCGATGACCTGCATGCATTGCGAGAACGCGCCCTGCGAGGTGGTCTGCCCGGTCGCCGCCACCATGCACGACACCGACGGGCTGAACGTCATGGTCTACAACCGATGCGTCGGCACGCGGTTCTGCTCCAACAACTGCCCCTACAAGGTCCGGCGCTTCAATTACTTCAACTATTCCGGCGACGACAACCGGCTGTCGATGTCATGGAACCCCGACGTCTCCGTTCGGGCGCGTGGCGTCATGGAGAAATGCACCTACTGCATCCAGCGCATCCGCAACGCCCGCATCACCGCCGACCGCGAGAACCGGCCGATCCGCGACGGCGAGGTGAAGACCGCCTGCCAGCAGGCCTGTCCGGCCGAGGCCATAGTCTTCGGCGACCTGAACGACCCCGACAGCGCGGTCAGCCGCCGCAAGGCGAGCCCACTGGATTACGGCCTGCTGACCGAACTGAACACCCGGCCGCGCACGACCTACGAGGCGCGGCTGCGCAACCCGAACCCGGACATTCAGGAGGTATGA